GGCCATGATGATTCCCCACACCAGCAGTACGCCCCAGAAGAGCTGGCGCTGGTACTTGGCGCCCTTCGACCAGAAGTCCACGGCGATGATGCGGAGGCCGTTCATCGCGTGGAACACGATCCCGGCCACCAGCACGACCTCGCCGAGCGCCATGACCGGGTTCTTGTAGGTCCCGATGACGGCGTTGTACGCCTCGGGAGACACCCTGATGAGTGCCGTGTCGAGCACGTGCACCAACAGGAAGAAGAAGATGGCGACTCCGGTGATGCGGTGAAGCACCCACGACCACATGCCTTCGCGACCTCGGTAGAGGGTTCCGCGCGGCGTCTTGGAAGTGGTTTCCGAAATCGACGGTGTCAAGCGAGCGCTTGTGGACACGGTCGTCCTCCCTGGATCGATGAGACTCGGTCGCGTGCGATGCGTGTTCCAAGCATGAGCCTGCTGTCGTCAGGCACGGCCGATCGGACACCATCCTATTCCCGTGGGAGGGCAGGGGGCGACGAAGGGGAGCCTAAGTCTCTCGACGTCGAGAGGACGCGGAGCCGCCGATCAGCCGATCTGGGACATCGTGTTCCAGCCGCCGCCGATCGTCTGGCGCGCGAGGAATCCGCCGCGTGCGTTGCCGGGGTAGAGCACGAGTGTGCCGTCGGGCGTCCGAGCGACGACATCCTGCGCGCCGTCACCGGTCAGATCCCCGCCGCCGAAGACCGCGGTGAACGACTGCCAGCCTCTGCCGATCTGCACCGGCTTGCCCCATGTGCTCTTGCC
This genomic interval from Microbacterium hydrocarbonoxydans contains the following:
- the sdhC gene encoding succinate dehydrogenase, cytochrome b556 subunit, translating into MSTSARLTPSISETTSKTPRGTLYRGREGMWSWVLHRITGVAIFFFLLVHVLDTALIRVSPEAYNAVIGTYKNPVMALGEVVLVAGIVFHAMNGLRIIAVDFWSKGAKYQRQLFWGVLLVWGIIMAGFVPRHLMLAFAGFGGGH